A region of the Pseudarthrobacter oxydans genome:
TGGCAGCTATCAGGCACTGCCTGATAACGCCCTCCTCGTTGTAGGCCGGGATGACAATGGATACGCGGGGCAGGTTTGCTGCGTCGTTCAAGGCATCCCCAGAGGGTTGTTGGGCTGGCATCAGTTCAAATCTAGCATCCAACCGCAGCCGCTCCCGGATGGCGGAAACCATGGGAGACAGGAAAAGGGCCCCGCCTGCGGCGGAGCCCTTTCCGGCTAAGCTCTCCGGCCTTGGCCGGACGACACAGCTGACAGCTGATCAGGACTGGGTAGTGCCCTTGTTCCCGTTGCTGATGTTGGCCGCGATGTTCTTGGTGGCAGTCTTGGCATCGGTAGCTGGAGCCGCGCTTTCCGAGGCGTCTTCAGCCACGTGCTTTGCCTTTTCCCCGGCGTCCTCGGCCTTGTCCGCCGTGGCGGCGTCGGTCGAAGGGGAAACCGGCGCTGCCGCAGGTTCAGCGGCGTCGGCTGCCTTTTCCTTGACCTCGTTCACTGTGGTGGCCGGAACCGGTGCGGGCGTGGGTGTCACCGGGGAAGGGGTCTTCCACGGATCCTCAACCGGCTTGGATGCCTTCCAGGCAGCTACTGCAGCCGCAACCGCCGCCGCAATGACGCCGAAAACGAGCCAGCCGCGCTTCTTCGGCTTCTCCGGCTCGGCAAGCTGGATCCCTACGGTCCGGCCCGCCTCCGTTGCTGCTGCCTTGAGCTGTGTGCCGGTGGCCTGGGCCTGCTCCTGGATGGCGTGGATGATTCCCACATCCCCAAGCTTCTGCGCAACGGCGTCAACGTGCGCGGGAGTGTTCTCCAGGGTGCGGTGCACGGCCTCCGAGGCGTGGCCGATCTGGTCTGACAGGCGCGGCAGGTATTCAACGACAACCCGGTCACGGGCGTTGAGGATCACCGGGGTGGCCTTGTCCAGGGCCTCATGAAGACGGGGAGAGGCGCCTTCCACAGCTTCGTTGATCTTGGGCGCGAGCTGAGCCAGGCCGTCCTGGATGCGTGGGGTCACGGTGGCCACGCCGTCCGCCAGGTTGTGGGCAGCGGATTTCAAGCCTTCCTGGATCTTTGGCGACGCAGTGTCCAGGCCGTGCTGGAGACGGTCAACAGCTGCTTCCACACGGGGGGCTGCCCAATCCTTGGCGTTCTCTACGGCGCTGGCGACTTGCAGCTCAAGGTCACGGGCAATACGGTCCGACTTCTTCACAACTACCTCCCGGTTAGGTGACGGTTCTGTGGTTAGCCTACGTTGCTTGGTGTTCACCGGCTATTCCCACTGCGGATTTTAGGCGGATTTCACCCAGCGCGGAACTGCCGCCGCAGCCGCAACGGCCCGGATGGGCCATGGAAGAATGGAGGCTATGACTGCCATCGCAACCGCAAAAGCAACCATCCACACGAGCCTCGGCGACATCGCCGTGAACCTCTTCGGCAACCACGCTCCCAAGACCGTCAAGAACTTCGTAGGTCTTGCCACCGGCGAGCAGGCGTGGACCCACCCGGAGACGGGTGAGGACAAGACCGGCACCCCGCTCTACAACGGGACCATCTTCCACCGCATCATCAAGGACTTCATGATCCAGGCCGGCGATCCGCTGGGCCGCGGTGTGGGCGGCCCGGGCTACCAGTTCGATGACGAGATCCACCCCGAACTGAGCTTCAACCAGCCTTACAAGCTGGCCATGGCCAACGCAGGCATCCGCATGGGCAAGGGAACCAACGGTTCGCAGTTCTTCATCACCACCATCCCCACGGACTGGCTCCAGGGGAAGCACACGATCTTCGGTGAAGTGGCTGACGAAGAATCCAAGAAGGTTGTTGACGCAATCGA
Encoded here:
- a CDS encoding peptidylprolyl isomerase — encoded protein: MTAIATAKATIHTSLGDIAVNLFGNHAPKTVKNFVGLATGEQAWTHPETGEDKTGTPLYNGTIFHRIIKDFMIQAGDPLGRGVGGPGYQFDDEIHPELSFNQPYKLAMANAGIRMGKGTNGSQFFITTIPTDWLQGKHTIFGEVADEESKKVVDAIEGVRTGMGDRPVEDVTINSIDIEQL